From a single Populus trichocarpa isolate Nisqually-1 chromosome 17, P.trichocarpa_v4.1, whole genome shotgun sequence genomic region:
- the LOC18099490 gene encoding uncharacterized protein LOC18099490 → MMTPRQISEDRGVGSSPHFSHTPLQIIHVIGNFLRIWSVYSMYRYLSQTGASVVLFIFSCLIPSSILFLVLQKPWKGRALSNQQVVPSVINGVITALYFILWGKGLKSCGPVRAILAEYSGAVLGVLSAALYGRKGHIWKKVGGLIAMLASFYFLSQGWAMATYSPFTFKDSPTTEDQTEEVLGMGEMVVPILAGILSALRRVIARRVSLKNQLKRRLNAITITSATCFLFPVAMWDFIIGSTSGSSVQLPFSTWAFLSTTLFGVILIFYVDSIAEERLHMVFSSPRHLMAAGGCIIVMEIVYNMDFSLPGFIICSLILGFGIYEATALERGKKGSFQQSEPLDGVLEDQGQMSPLPT, encoded by the exons atgatGACCCCAAGACAAATTAGTGAAGATCGAGGAGTAGGATCTTCTCCTCATTTTAG TCACACTCCATTGCAGATCATCCATGTTATTGGCAACTTCTTGAGAATATGGTCAGTTTATTCGATGTACCGCTATTTGTCTCAGACTGGAGCTTCGGTGGTACTTTTTATATTCAGTTGTTTGATTCCATCGTCAATCCTATTTTTAGTTTTGCAAAAGCCTTGGAAGGGGAGAGCACTCTCTAATCAGCAG GTAGTTCCATCTGTTATAAATGGTGTGATAACAGCTTTGTACTTCATCTTGTGGGGAAAGGGACTTAAGTCGTGTGGACCAGTTAG AGCTATCTTGGCGGAGTATTCTGGTGCTGTTCTGGGAGTATTATCTGCTGCATTATATGGACGGAAGGGCCATATCTGGAAAAAG GTTGGTGGGCTCATTGCGATGTTGGCGTCTTTCTACTTCTTGTCTCAAGGGTGGGCCATGGCCACATATTCACCCTTTA CATTCAAAGATAGTCCTACTACTGAGGATCAGACAGAGGAAGTTTTAGGTATGGGAGAAATGGTAGTTCCAATTCTTGCTGGAATCTTATCAGCTCTAAGAAGGGTTATTGCACGCCGTGTTTCACTCAAG AATCAACTTAAAAGGAGGCTTAATGCAATAACCATTACTTCTGCGacctgttttctttttcctgtggCCATGTGGGACTTCATCATT GGATCAACTTCTGGCAGCAGTGTACAACTGCCGTTTTCAACCTGGGCATTTCTCAGCACTACTCTTTTTGGAGTTATCCTGATATTCTATGTTGACAGTATTGCAGAGGAGAG ACTGCACATGGTGTTCTCTTCACCAAGGCACCTAATGGCAGCTGGAGGATGCATCATTGTCATGGAAATTGTCTACAATATGGATTTTTCTCTTCCAGGCTTCATAATATGTTCCTTGATCTTGGGCTTTG GGATTTACGAGGCAACTGCTTTGGAGCGTGGTAAAAAGGGTTCTTTTCAGCAATCTGAACCATTGGATGGGGTGTTGGAAGATCAAGGTCAGATGTCCCCACTTCCTACTTGA